One genomic window of Paeniglutamicibacter sp. Y32M11 includes the following:
- a CDS encoding acyltransferase family protein, with amino-acid sequence MIQDTNTAAPAVGRHFAAPSRFKQGLAPRKSDAGTKAKNFRGDIQGLRAIAVSLVVIYHLWPQRLTGGFIGVDVFFVISGFLITSHLLKRPPTSFADVVTFWVRRIKRLLPASFLVLAASLAAIPLLAPATVWKEWATQIVAATFYVQNWRLASTSVDYLAADNATSAVQHFWSLSVEEQFYLFWPIIIAALVALAVVLRKKRMLVVTAGIGLIVVVSLVYSVALTNSEPGIAYFSTFTRAWELAIGGLVATLPALSPLVRRWKLDAILAWVGLLAVLYAGFTFTGATVFPGYAAALPVVGTALVIWANASRGVSPTGLLSHPVARFLGDHSYSIYLWHWPLLVFLPFVSGELGMLDKAGVVLATILLAMLTKRYVEDRFRLHLDTSKVLTGGRFLIVGTLILGLLGAALINVGSKGEETGDKLAQEVQSVQKQVGIDCFGGPAMENSCTNTGSTPMVPTPAAAKNDKSQAYADKCWSGDDFKGRPTCTYGTGETKVALTGNSHAGQWLPALAKIADERGWTITTYLASNCAPTSAPADYDSDIKTEGCLDYGRWVQEQTADGKYDLIITSNRQSKAVKGFTIENTERAAVAGYASYLTAWKSAETPIVVIRDTPFPGNTLKNVPDCLAGSSDPLKDCSGNPTSWKSLDPLTTAAQDENLPYVKTIDMTEFFCDTNSCPAVIGSVVPYFDASHITATFASTLTPALEKKIYEAVPSL; translated from the coding sequence ATGATTCAAGATACCAACACGGCTGCTCCCGCGGTCGGCAGACATTTCGCGGCACCAAGTCGTTTTAAGCAAGGCTTAGCGCCACGAAAATCCGATGCCGGCACGAAGGCCAAGAATTTTCGTGGGGACATCCAAGGGCTGCGCGCCATCGCCGTTTCCCTCGTGGTCATCTACCACCTGTGGCCCCAGCGGCTCACCGGTGGTTTCATCGGCGTGGACGTCTTCTTCGTTATTTCGGGATTCTTGATCACCTCCCATCTGCTGAAGCGTCCACCCACGTCGTTCGCCGATGTGGTGACCTTCTGGGTTCGACGCATCAAGCGCCTCTTGCCTGCGTCGTTCCTGGTCTTGGCAGCATCGCTCGCGGCCATACCTCTGCTTGCGCCCGCCACGGTGTGGAAGGAGTGGGCAACCCAGATTGTTGCCGCGACGTTCTACGTCCAAAACTGGAGGCTCGCTTCGACCAGCGTGGATTACCTCGCTGCAGATAATGCGACCTCGGCGGTCCAACACTTCTGGTCGCTTTCCGTCGAAGAACAGTTTTACCTCTTCTGGCCCATCATCATTGCCGCATTGGTAGCGCTGGCAGTTGTGCTGCGTAAGAAACGAATGTTGGTGGTCACCGCCGGCATCGGGCTGATCGTTGTGGTTTCGCTGGTGTACTCGGTAGCCCTGACAAACAGCGAACCCGGAATTGCTTACTTCTCCACCTTCACCCGTGCCTGGGAACTGGCCATTGGGGGGCTGGTTGCGACGCTCCCAGCCCTGTCACCGCTGGTACGACGCTGGAAACTGGATGCCATCCTTGCTTGGGTCGGTCTGCTCGCAGTTCTTTATGCCGGTTTCACCTTCACCGGGGCAACGGTGTTCCCTGGTTATGCTGCCGCTCTGCCCGTGGTGGGTACCGCACTGGTTATCTGGGCCAACGCCTCGCGCGGAGTTTCACCCACCGGGTTGCTGAGCCATCCGGTGGCTCGGTTCCTGGGTGATCACTCCTACTCGATCTACCTGTGGCACTGGCCTTTGCTGGTCTTCCTGCCGTTCGTCAGTGGCGAATTGGGCATGCTGGACAAGGCTGGAGTCGTGCTGGCTACGATCCTGCTGGCGATGCTCACCAAGCGGTACGTGGAAGATCGTTTCCGTCTACACCTAGACACCAGCAAGGTGCTGACCGGTGGACGCTTCCTCATCGTGGGGACACTCATTCTTGGCTTGCTCGGCGCTGCTCTGATCAACGTTGGTAGTAAGGGCGAAGAGACGGGCGACAAATTGGCGCAGGAAGTTCAGAGCGTTCAGAAGCAAGTTGGCATCGATTGTTTCGGTGGTCCGGCGATGGAGAATTCCTGCACCAATACCGGATCCACACCAATGGTTCCCACGCCTGCTGCAGCCAAGAACGACAAGTCTCAGGCTTACGCGGATAAGTGTTGGTCGGGTGATGACTTTAAGGGCCGTCCGACCTGCACTTATGGAACAGGCGAAACGAAGGTTGCACTCACCGGCAACTCGCACGCTGGACAGTGGCTGCCGGCCCTGGCAAAAATTGCCGACGAGCGGGGGTGGACCATCACGACCTATCTCGCGTCGAACTGTGCTCCGACCAGTGCGCCGGCAGATTACGACAGTGACATCAAGACCGAGGGCTGTCTTGACTATGGCCGTTGGGTGCAAGAACAGACGGCCGACGGGAAGTATGACCTGATCATCACCTCCAACCGGCAGAGCAAGGCCGTCAAGGGATTCACCATTGAGAACACCGAACGTGCGGCAGTTGCTGGTTATGCCAGCTACCTCACCGCATGGAAGTCGGCAGAGACTCCGATCGTGGTCATTCGGGATACCCCATTCCCCGGAAACACGCTAAAAAACGTACCCGATTGCCTGGCGGGTAGTTCGGATCCTCTCAAGGATTGTTCGGGAAATCCGACGTCCTGGAAATCTTTGGACCCCTTAACGACAGCGGCTCAAGACGAGAATCTTCCCTATGTGAAGACCATCGACATGACGGAGTTCTTTTGCGATACGAACAGCTGTCCGGCGGTCATCGGTTCCGTGGTTCCGTACTTTGATGCTTCGCACATCACCGCCACCTTCGCCAGCACGCTAACACCCGCGCTGGAAAAGAAGATCTATGAGGCGGTTCCGAGCCTCTAG
- the ftsY gene encoding signal recognition particle-docking protein FtsY codes for MSEQINLIIVLVAVVAVIGIGAAFFLVRGRKAPKGTFTGPRDANDPAPTLTTDEPVAQAPEVAVPVELPSTEEATLAEEKLDTVRVPTDIPEPVQGRLARLRARLAKSNNVLGKGLLALLSQDKIDEDVWDEIEETLLLADLGTEPTLELVDALRERVKVEGSRDPQRVHDMLREELLKLVDPTMDRNFIPVRHADRPNVIMVVGVNGVGKTTTVGKLARVFVAEDKDVLLGAADTFRAAAAEQLATWGDRVGVPTVKSDVDGADPASVAFEAVSAGIDQEVDIVMIDTAGRLQNKVGLMDELGKIKRVIEKKASVDEVLLVLDATTGQNGLNQAKVFSEVVKVTGIVLTKLDGTAKGGIVVAIQRQLGVPVKLIGLGEGPDDLAPFDAAAFVDALLD; via the coding sequence GTGTCAGAACAAATTAACTTGATCATTGTCCTCGTTGCAGTGGTTGCCGTCATTGGTATTGGTGCTGCGTTTTTCCTTGTTCGGGGCCGTAAGGCACCCAAGGGAACGTTCACCGGTCCCCGTGACGCCAATGACCCAGCGCCCACGCTCACCACCGACGAACCAGTTGCCCAGGCCCCAGAGGTCGCCGTCCCAGTGGAGCTACCCTCCACCGAGGAAGCAACCCTCGCCGAGGAAAAGCTCGATACGGTACGTGTACCCACCGACATTCCCGAGCCCGTTCAAGGACGTCTGGCCAGGCTGCGCGCCCGGTTGGCGAAGTCCAACAACGTTTTGGGCAAGGGGCTGCTCGCGCTGCTCAGCCAGGACAAGATCGACGAAGACGTCTGGGACGAAATCGAAGAAACGTTGCTCCTCGCGGACCTTGGAACCGAACCGACCCTAGAACTCGTTGATGCCTTGCGCGAACGAGTGAAGGTTGAGGGCAGTCGAGACCCGCAGCGCGTTCACGACATGCTGCGCGAAGAACTTCTAAAGCTCGTGGATCCAACCATGGATCGCAACTTCATCCCGGTTCGCCATGCCGATCGTCCCAACGTCATCATGGTTGTTGGTGTTAACGGGGTCGGCAAGACCACCACCGTTGGTAAATTGGCACGTGTTTTTGTTGCCGAAGACAAGGATGTTCTTCTGGGGGCCGCTGACACTTTCCGTGCCGCCGCCGCCGAGCAATTGGCTACCTGGGGCGACCGCGTCGGAGTACCGACGGTCAAGTCGGATGTTGATGGTGCCGATCCGGCCTCCGTCGCTTTCGAAGCAGTGAGCGCTGGCATCGATCAGGAAGTCGACATTGTCATGATCGACACTGCCGGTCGCCTGCAGAACAAGGTCGGATTGATGGACGAGCTTGGCAAGATCAAGCGAGTCATCGAAAAGAAGGCCAGTGTTGATGAGGTCTTGTTGGTCCTTGATGCAACCACCGGGCAGAACGGCCTGAATCAGGCCAAGGTCTTCTCGGAGGTTGTTAAGGTCACCGGCATCGTCCTGACCAAGTTGGACGGCACCGCCAAGGGCGGCATTGTTGTTGCCATCCAACGTCAGCTCGGTGTCCCTGTGAAACTCATTGGTTTGGGTGAGGGGCCGGACGACTTGGCACCCTTCGACGCCGCGGCCTTTGTCGACGCACTACTGGACTAA
- a CDS encoding IS110 family transposase: MFERTYIGLDVHARSIVGCALNIDTGELTRSCFEDDLLAVSEWVQGFGPEVRVVYEAGPTGFGLARHFQAAGIDCVIAAPSKLLRAPGDRVKTDRRDAKILASMLALGEVTKVTIPDTEQEALRDLSRTRHVASIDLSHAKQRVNAILLRHGVLFHGGKSRWTREHLKWLHQQHFDDPALEFAFQESLAQEESMSVRLKRIDKEVARVAANCRYTEVINALACLRGFSIVGAFGLATEIGDWTRFTGATIGSYLGLVPSEHSSGETRTQGSITKAGNTYARHLLLEAATVHKRPYRRPGVQELRQLELVSPATAARARQGNQRLHARAVAFDDRHKMPVKARTAVARELAGWCWSLAAPLQEGRPMIGR; encoded by the coding sequence ATGTTCGAGCGTACCTATATCGGGCTCGATGTCCATGCCCGCAGCATCGTAGGATGCGCACTGAATATCGACACCGGCGAATTGACCCGTTCATGTTTCGAGGACGACCTTCTGGCCGTCTCGGAGTGGGTACAGGGCTTCGGCCCCGAGGTCCGGGTCGTCTACGAGGCCGGGCCCACAGGCTTCGGATTGGCCCGACACTTCCAGGCCGCCGGCATCGACTGCGTGATCGCCGCCCCTTCGAAACTGTTGCGAGCTCCTGGCGACCGCGTTAAGACGGATCGCCGAGATGCCAAAATCCTAGCAAGTATGCTCGCCCTGGGTGAAGTCACCAAGGTCACCATCCCAGACACTGAACAGGAAGCACTGCGGGACCTTTCGCGGACACGACACGTCGCCTCGATCGATCTCTCTCATGCCAAGCAGCGGGTCAACGCGATCCTGCTGCGACACGGCGTCCTCTTCCACGGCGGCAAGTCCCGATGGACCCGCGAACACCTGAAATGGCTGCATCAGCAGCACTTCGATGACCCGGCACTGGAGTTCGCTTTCCAGGAATCCTTGGCGCAAGAGGAATCCATGTCCGTGCGGCTGAAGCGCATTGATAAGGAAGTCGCCCGGGTGGCGGCTAACTGCCGGTATACCGAGGTCATCAATGCCTTGGCCTGCCTACGGGGATTCAGTATCGTCGGTGCCTTCGGGCTGGCCACCGAGATCGGGGACTGGACCCGCTTCACTGGCGCCACTATCGGTTCCTATCTGGGGCTGGTTCCCTCGGAGCATTCCTCGGGCGAGACTCGAACCCAAGGTTCGATCACCAAGGCCGGAAACACCTACGCCCGCCACCTGCTGCTTGAGGCAGCCACAGTGCACAAACGCCCGTACCGCAGGCCCGGGGTCCAGGAGCTACGCCAGCTCGAGCTGGTGTCCCCGGCCACCGCAGCCCGCGCTCGGCAGGGCAACCAACGCCTCCACGCCCGTGCCGTGGCCTTCGATGACCGGCACAAGATGCCCGTGAAGGCGCGGACCGCCGTTGCCCGCGAACTTGCCGGTTGGTGCTGGTCCTTGGCCGCGCCGCTGCAGGAAGGCCGTCCCATGATAGGACGGTGA
- a CDS encoding MFS transporter → MPINASTSGRPEQPLTPEPEQRPSVPREIRVLVAAAFVVALGFGLIAPILPQFATSFNVGVAAASVIVSIFALARLVFAPVSGKLTDRLGEPTVYVTGVLIVAASTILCGFAQSYTQLLIFRGLGGLGSTMFTVSAMALIARISPPQIRGRIAGLYSGSFLLGNVAGPVLGSFAAGMGFRIPFFIYGGALIVAAAIVYFSLSRTRRTLTPGSSAKVLAVERISLAEAWSFSTFKAALVSGFTNGWMAFGVRMSLIPLFAVAAFSSNGTVLAGLALAIFAVGNGLALTVAGRITDTFGRRVPILWGLSIASLATATIGWVDNVPLFIALSVLGGIGTGLMGPAQQAAIADVVGQGRNGGKVLATFQMATDFGSIIGPVIAGFIADQVGFGWAFTVSGALGLLGVLAWLPVNEKRKGENAAGPGAQTPPSTTTGTED, encoded by the coding sequence ATGCCTATCAATGCCTCGACTTCCGGTCGCCCCGAACAACCTCTCACTCCCGAGCCAGAGCAACGGCCGTCGGTGCCCCGCGAGATTCGTGTTCTCGTTGCGGCCGCGTTCGTGGTGGCGCTCGGATTCGGACTCATCGCACCGATCCTGCCGCAGTTCGCAACCAGCTTTAACGTCGGCGTAGCGGCAGCCAGCGTCATTGTCAGCATCTTCGCCCTGGCCCGGTTGGTCTTTGCCCCGGTCAGCGGAAAACTCACCGATCGGTTGGGCGAACCCACCGTCTATGTCACGGGCGTACTGATTGTTGCCGCCTCCACCATCCTGTGTGGTTTTGCCCAGAGCTATACACAACTGCTGATTTTCCGCGGCCTGGGCGGGCTGGGTTCAACCATGTTCACCGTCTCGGCCATGGCACTGATCGCACGAATTTCACCACCACAGATTCGCGGTCGGATCGCCGGGTTGTATTCGGGCTCGTTTCTGCTCGGCAATGTCGCCGGTCCGGTGCTTGGATCATTCGCCGCTGGCATGGGATTCCGCATCCCGTTCTTCATTTATGGCGGGGCACTGATCGTTGCGGCCGCGATCGTCTACTTCTCGCTCTCGCGCACACGCAGGACGCTGACTCCCGGTTCATCCGCCAAGGTGCTCGCGGTTGAACGGATCTCCCTGGCTGAGGCCTGGAGTTTCTCCACGTTCAAGGCGGCCTTGGTGTCCGGATTCACCAATGGGTGGATGGCCTTCGGCGTGCGAATGTCACTGATCCCACTCTTTGCCGTGGCAGCCTTCAGCTCCAATGGCACTGTCTTGGCGGGACTTGCTCTGGCCATCTTTGCCGTGGGCAATGGTTTGGCACTGACCGTCGCCGGCAGGATTACCGATACCTTTGGGCGGCGTGTGCCCATCCTGTGGGGCCTGTCGATTGCCTCGCTGGCCACAGCCACCATCGGTTGGGTCGACAACGTCCCGCTCTTTATTGCGTTATCGGTCCTCGGTGGCATCGGGACCGGGCTCATGGGTCCGGCGCAGCAGGCTGCCATCGCCGATGTTGTGGGCCAGGGCAGGAACGGCGGCAAGGTCCTAGCCACCTTCCAGATGGCCACCGACTTCGGTTCGATCATTGGGCCGGTAATTGCCGGCTTCATTGCCGACCAGGTTGGCTTCGGTTGGGCCTTCACGGTCAGTGGAGCCCTCGGCCTGTTGGGTGTCTTGGCCTGGCTTCCCGTCAATGAAAAACGAAAAGGCGAAAATGCTGCCGGCCCGGGCGCACAAACGCCCCCATCAACAACCACTGGCACCGAGGACTAA
- the smc gene encoding chromosome segregation protein SMC, with product MHLKTLTVRGFKSFASATTFEFEPGVTAVVGPNGSGKSNVVDALAWVMGEQGVKTLRGGKMEDVIFAGTSGRAALGRAHVSLTIDNADGALPIEYAEVTISRTLFRAGGSEYAINGTSCRLLDIQELLSDSGLGREMHVIVGQGQLDKILHATPEDRRGFIEEAAGVLKHRRRKEKTVRKLDAMQGNLNRLEDLTSEIRRQLTPLGKQAKIARRAQSVQFDVRDAKSRLLADDLVTLSDALSKDIAEETSQRENQKIVQAQLDETRAELATLEVAAAQATPELNRARDLWFALSSARERFRSLGALAAERSRLLGTDALEFDSSRDPDRLEAQAERLRDELEELEENLEMRRELLEAAVEEKGEAEEAAHAEQRRLTNQLRVAADRREGVARLAGQVGAARSKVDATAGELGRLRESLQGWAARREGTANEFAVLEQQAATVQDGEEDLDTAYEHAADQHEALVVRMDLQQKREQELATQLGALNGRLEALRMGAVRKDASEDILAGDYRGVLGRLSHHLGVEAGYEIAVAAALGPLAEALAVEELDHATAILGGLRDSDGGRVHLISGNVEPLAKDHPTTSIGKFALEVISAPEPLRGTLTHLLGSTIIVADLGEARELMSLDSTLRAVTLSGDVLTAATASGGTTAAPSLIEQNAAITETANELESVQQQLSALRLSAADLTAQLMTAEEAADAALSRLHDSDAKISAVAQRMEHLGSLLRQGYGERERLDQQVSLAEEKLEVEQEKLAELLERLDLVQDAPEDHEPETDERDELAAAAATARQKELDARLALRSAEERANGIRSRVESLKRAAETERRARVEAQRRAEARRAQALAASEVSAKVERIISFTNISIDRADAERELLQARREELEASLSLVRARVDQLGAELAALTSSVHRDELARAELRLRIETLENRSIEELGLTSEHLIENFGPHVLIPQPLAEEDKWAALHQTVDEQGNALPQGIAYDRVEQEKRLKTAERDLSALGRVNPLALEEFAALEERHVFLTSQLEDLKKSRKDLLDIIKDVDERVERVFTEAYRDTEAQFERVFERLFPGGEGRLVLTDPANMLTTGIEVEARPAGKKIKRLSLLSGGERSLTAVALLVAIFKARPSPFYVMDEVEAALDDTNLGRLITIFEELRESSQLIVITHQKRTMEVADALYGVTMRGDGVSTVISQRIERDQQLSA from the coding sequence GTGCATTTGAAAACCCTCACCGTTCGCGGATTCAAGTCGTTTGCCTCGGCGACGACCTTTGAGTTTGAGCCCGGTGTCACGGCCGTAGTTGGCCCCAACGGTTCGGGAAAATCAAACGTGGTTGACGCGCTGGCGTGGGTCATGGGGGAGCAAGGCGTGAAAACCTTGCGTGGCGGGAAAATGGAAGATGTCATCTTTGCCGGGACATCGGGTCGCGCCGCCCTGGGTCGTGCACACGTTTCGTTGACCATCGACAATGCGGATGGTGCGCTCCCGATCGAATACGCCGAAGTGACGATCTCGCGCACACTTTTCCGAGCCGGGGGCTCGGAATATGCGATCAATGGCACGTCATGTCGACTTCTTGATATCCAGGAACTGCTCTCGGACTCCGGACTGGGCCGGGAAATGCACGTCATCGTGGGCCAAGGACAGCTCGACAAGATCCTGCATGCCACTCCCGAGGATCGACGGGGATTCATTGAGGAAGCCGCCGGAGTACTGAAGCACCGTCGGCGCAAGGAAAAAACCGTTCGGAAACTCGACGCCATGCAGGGAAACCTGAATCGACTCGAGGACCTCACCAGCGAAATTCGTCGCCAGCTCACCCCCTTGGGAAAACAAGCCAAGATCGCCCGCCGTGCCCAGAGCGTCCAATTCGACGTGCGTGATGCCAAATCCCGACTGCTCGCCGATGACCTGGTGACCTTGTCGGATGCCCTGAGCAAGGATATCGCCGAGGAAACCTCGCAGCGCGAAAACCAAAAGATCGTCCAAGCACAACTTGATGAAACACGCGCGGAGCTGGCCACCCTCGAAGTCGCTGCCGCGCAGGCAACGCCGGAGCTCAATCGGGCCAGAGACCTGTGGTTCGCGCTCTCCTCGGCACGTGAGCGATTCCGCTCCCTAGGAGCACTGGCGGCGGAACGATCTCGACTGCTGGGAACCGACGCTCTCGAGTTCGACTCCAGCCGCGACCCGGACCGACTCGAGGCGCAGGCCGAACGACTGCGCGATGAACTCGAGGAACTGGAAGAAAACCTTGAGATGCGCCGGGAGCTGCTCGAAGCTGCCGTAGAGGAGAAGGGTGAAGCCGAGGAAGCTGCCCATGCCGAACAGCGCCGCTTAACCAACCAACTACGAGTCGCCGCAGACCGGCGAGAAGGCGTAGCCCGACTCGCAGGTCAAGTGGGAGCGGCACGCAGCAAGGTAGATGCAACCGCCGGAGAACTTGGCCGACTACGCGAATCTCTCCAGGGCTGGGCCGCCCGCCGGGAAGGAACCGCAAATGAATTTGCGGTCTTGGAGCAACAAGCAGCCACCGTACAAGACGGCGAAGAAGACCTGGACACCGCCTACGAACATGCCGCAGATCAGCACGAGGCCCTGGTCGTCCGCATGGATCTTCAACAGAAGAGAGAACAAGAACTTGCCACCCAGCTCGGCGCCCTGAACGGACGCCTGGAAGCTTTGCGCATGGGAGCGGTGCGTAAGGACGCATCGGAGGATATCCTGGCCGGTGACTACCGGGGCGTGTTGGGCCGTTTATCCCACCACCTTGGAGTCGAAGCCGGCTATGAGATTGCCGTCGCGGCGGCACTGGGCCCGCTGGCAGAGGCACTTGCCGTGGAGGAACTTGATCACGCCACGGCCATTCTTGGTGGACTGCGCGATAGCGACGGTGGACGTGTCCATCTCATCAGCGGCAATGTTGAACCCTTGGCCAAGGACCACCCGACGACGTCCATCGGCAAATTTGCCCTTGAGGTTATCTCGGCGCCCGAGCCCCTTCGCGGCACACTGACACATCTCTTGGGGTCCACGATCATTGTGGCGGATTTGGGTGAGGCCAGGGAACTGATGTCCCTTGACTCCACGCTTCGGGCCGTGACGCTTTCCGGTGACGTCCTCACGGCCGCGACCGCAAGCGGCGGAACCACCGCTGCACCCTCGCTCATCGAACAAAATGCGGCTATTACCGAGACCGCCAACGAACTCGAGTCGGTACAACAGCAGTTGAGCGCATTGCGGCTGAGCGCCGCAGACTTGACGGCACAATTGATGACGGCAGAAGAGGCAGCGGATGCTGCACTGAGCCGCCTGCATGACTCTGATGCCAAAATCTCGGCGGTCGCTCAACGCATGGAGCACCTCGGTTCACTGCTCCGCCAGGGGTATGGAGAGCGTGAACGTCTCGATCAGCAGGTCAGCCTCGCGGAGGAAAAGCTCGAGGTGGAGCAGGAAAAGCTCGCCGAGCTCCTGGAACGACTCGATCTGGTCCAGGATGCACCCGAAGACCACGAACCGGAGACCGACGAACGTGACGAACTGGCAGCAGCTGCTGCTACCGCTCGGCAAAAGGAGCTCGACGCCCGATTAGCGCTGCGCAGTGCCGAGGAACGCGCCAACGGAATCCGTTCCCGTGTTGAGTCGCTCAAGCGCGCCGCGGAAACCGAGCGCCGAGCGCGGGTGGAGGCTCAACGACGGGCCGAAGCCCGTCGAGCGCAGGCCCTGGCCGCCAGCGAAGTATCGGCGAAGGTAGAACGCATCATCTCCTTCACCAACATTTCCATCGATCGCGCCGATGCGGAGCGAGAGCTGCTCCAAGCGCGACGTGAAGAACTTGAGGCATCACTTTCCCTGGTCCGTGCCCGGGTAGATCAGCTGGGCGCCGAACTTGCCGCGCTGACGAGTTCGGTCCATCGTGACGAGCTGGCCCGCGCCGAGCTACGACTACGCATTGAAACGCTGGAGAACCGTTCCATTGAAGAGTTGGGCCTGACCAGTGAGCATCTGATCGAAAACTTCGGACCTCACGTTCTCATTCCTCAGCCCCTAGCTGAAGAGGATAAATGGGCAGCGCTGCATCAGACGGTTGATGAGCAAGGAAATGCTCTTCCCCAGGGCATTGCCTATGATCGGGTCGAGCAGGAAAAGCGTCTCAAGACGGCCGAACGTGATCTTTCGGCACTCGGCCGCGTGAATCCCTTGGCCTTGGAAGAGTTTGCAGCGCTGGAAGAACGCCACGTGTTCTTAACCTCGCAGCTTGAAGACCTCAAAAAGAGCCGTAAGGATCTGCTGGATATCATCAAGGATGTTGATGAGCGCGTGGAACGGGTCTTTACCGAGGCCTATCGGGACACCGAAGCGCAATTCGAGCGAGTCTTCGAGCGGCTTTTCCCCGGGGGAGAGGGCCGCCTGGTCCTGACCGATCCTGCGAACATGCTCACTACGGGTATCGAGGTTGAGGCCCGGCCCGCCGGCAAGAAGATCAAGCGACTTTCTCTGCTCTCCGGTGGGGAACGGTCGCTGACGGCCGTTGCGCTTCTGGTGGCCATCTTCAAGGCTCGCCCTTCGCCGTTCTACGTGATGGATGAGGTTGAAGCAGCGCTGGATGACACCAACTTGGGTCGACTCATCACGATCTTTGAGGAACTACGCGAATCCAGTCAGTTGATCGTGATTACTCACCAGAAGCGCACCATGGAGGTCGCTGACGCCCTCTATGGAGTCACCATGCGTGGAGACGGTGTGTCCACGGTGATCAGCCAGCGCATCGAACGCGATCAGCAACTCAGCGCTTAA
- a CDS encoding serine hydrolase, whose translation MKSLLTIDSWPSTHAAAAVLSADGTVLGTHGDPHHRYALASVTKLLSSYAFLVALEEGAFELDTPAGPEGSTVKHLLAHTSGYDFAERTVRFAPGQRRLYSNAGFEVLAESLEAATEMRFGDYLSEAVLQPLGMDSTSLDGSAAAGATSTLHDLLSFANELQNPTLLDVQTHSQATHVVFPDLAGILPGYGRQKNNTWGLGFEIRSEKSPHWTGLQNSPQTYGHFGQAGTFLWVDPALEAACVTLTDQPFGPWAVEAWTPFNDQVVSELKAR comes from the coding sequence TTGAAGAGTCTTTTGACCATCGATTCATGGCCTTCGACACATGCGGCAGCAGCCGTTCTCTCCGCCGATGGAACGGTCCTTGGCACCCACGGGGATCCACATCACCGCTACGCGCTGGCCTCGGTGACCAAGTTGCTGAGCTCCTATGCCTTCTTGGTCGCCCTCGAAGAGGGTGCCTTTGAGCTCGACACCCCGGCCGGACCGGAGGGATCCACCGTGAAGCACCTGCTGGCCCACACCTCGGGCTATGACTTCGCGGAGCGGACGGTGCGCTTTGCCCCTGGCCAGCGACGCTTGTACTCCAATGCGGGGTTCGAAGTGCTTGCCGAAAGTTTGGAAGCGGCCACCGAGATGCGATTTGGTGACTACCTGTCCGAAGCAGTTCTTCAGCCGCTGGGGATGGATTCCACGTCTCTAGACGGCAGTGCCGCCGCGGGAGCAACATCTACACTGCACGATCTTCTGTCCTTTGCGAACGAACTACAGAATCCGACACTGCTGGACGTACAAACTCATTCCCAAGCCACACACGTGGTCTTTCCCGACCTTGCAGGAATCCTTCCCGGCTACGGCCGCCAGAAAAATAACACCTGGGGTTTGGGGTTTGAGATTCGGTCGGAAAAGTCACCGCATTGGACCGGGCTGCAGAACTCGCCACAAACTTATGGCCACTTTGGGCAGGCAGGGACATTCCTGTGGGTTGATCCGGCGTTGGAGGCTGCCTGCGTGACGCTGACCGATCAGCCCTTTGGTCCGTGGGCCGTCGAGGCGTGGACACCGTTTAACGATCAGGTCGTGAGCGAGCTGAAGGCTCGCTAG